In Mongoliitalea daihaiensis, one DNA window encodes the following:
- the recA gene encoding recombinase RecA, translated as MSINTEKLKALQLTIDKLEKTYGKGTVMKLSDNTVQDVPVISTGSLGLDMALGVGGIPRGRVIEIYGPESSGKTTLTMHCIAEAQKAGGLAAFIDAEHAFDKSYAEKLGIDTENLLISQPDNGEQALEIAEHLIRSGAIDIIVIDSVAALVPKGELEGDMGDSKMGLQARLMSQALRKLTGAIHKTGCACIFINQLRDKIGVMFGSPETTTGGNALKFYASVRLDIRRIGQIKEGADNILGNRTKVKVVKNKVAPPFKVVEFDIMYGLGISKVGEIIDLGVEFEIVKKAGSWFSYEGNKLGQGRDAVKNLLLDNPELMEELERKIKEKSGLIIGGSPKPALEE; from the coding sequence ATGAGCATCAATACAGAAAAACTAAAAGCACTTCAGCTGACCATTGACAAGCTGGAAAAAACGTATGGAAAAGGTACGGTGATGAAATTGAGTGACAATACCGTTCAGGATGTACCTGTTATTTCTACCGGATCCTTGGGCTTGGATATGGCTTTGGGAGTAGGTGGTATCCCTAGGGGCCGTGTGATTGAAATATACGGACCTGAATCATCTGGAAAAACAACATTGACAATGCACTGCATTGCCGAAGCACAGAAGGCAGGCGGTTTGGCAGCTTTCATTGATGCAGAACACGCTTTTGATAAATCATACGCCGAAAAACTCGGGATTGACACTGAAAACTTGCTAATTTCTCAACCGGACAATGGTGAACAGGCCTTGGAGATTGCAGAACACCTCATTCGTTCTGGTGCAATTGACATTATTGTGATTGACTCGGTGGCAGCTTTGGTACCGAAGGGGGAATTGGAAGGAGATATGGGAGACAGCAAAATGGGTTTACAGGCCCGATTGATGTCCCAAGCGCTAAGAAAATTGACTGGTGCCATTCACAAGACTGGCTGTGCCTGCATTTTCATCAATCAGCTGCGTGATAAAATCGGGGTCATGTTTGGAAGTCCTGAGACAACAACTGGTGGAAATGCATTGAAATTCTATGCATCTGTGCGATTAGATATCCGTAGGATCGGTCAAATCAAAGAAGGTGCGGACAATATTTTAGGTAATAGAACGAAAGTAAAAGTAGTTAAAAATAAAGTCGCACCTCCATTCAAAGTTGTAGAGTTTGACATCATGTATGGACTTGGTATTTCTAAAGTAGGAGAAATCATCGACTTGGGAGTGGAGTTTGAAATTGTTAAAAAGGCTGGGTCTTGGTTCTCTTATGAAGGAAACAAGCTAGGACAGGGAAGAGATGCTGTAAAAAATCTTTTATTGGACAATCCGGAATTGATGGAAGAGTTGGAAAGAAAAATCAAAGAAAAATCAGGATTAATAATCGGAGGAAGTCCAAAGCCCGCATTGGAGGAATAA
- a CDS encoding ABC transporter permease, whose protein sequence is MNYLKLMWESIRFAMQALKSNLTRTILSLLGVTVGIFAIIAVFTLVDSLEKNIKSSFSFLGTNVVTVNRFQFVGGPDYPWWKYFRRPYNTYSEYQFLREKLKNASGVAFSAGANGTVQAGSNAYRGTNINGVTFSYQDVYDIALESGRYFTEQEVNASRNVALIGVKVANTLFPNVDPLGKELKIKGNKFVVVGLFEEEGEGLLEISSKDEAVMIPFGSFTKLYYVGQNGIEPAIAVKGIESDIGMVALENELIGLLRAKRGLKPTQEDNFSLNKSEFLLNTIGSIFDVISTAGWVIGGFSILVGGFGIANIMFVSVKERTNIIGIQKSLGAKNYFILYQFLFEAVFLSMIGGIGGILIVFGLSFIQLGSLELILSFKNIILGLGISSVIGIASGIVPATMAARLDPVEAIRAA, encoded by the coding sequence GTGAACTATCTAAAATTAATGTGGGAAAGTATTCGATTTGCTATGCAAGCGCTCAAATCTAATTTGACCCGAACCATTTTGTCCTTATTGGGAGTAACCGTGGGGATTTTTGCAATTATAGCGGTATTCACTTTGGTAGATTCTTTGGAAAAAAACATCAAATCAAGTTTTAGTTTTTTAGGAACCAATGTAGTAACCGTAAACCGATTTCAATTTGTAGGAGGTCCGGATTATCCATGGTGGAAGTATTTTAGAAGACCCTATAACACCTATTCGGAATATCAGTTTTTGCGTGAAAAGTTGAAAAATGCAAGTGGTGTAGCTTTCTCTGCTGGAGCTAATGGTACCGTGCAGGCAGGGAGCAATGCTTACAGAGGGACTAATATCAATGGAGTAACTTTTTCTTACCAAGATGTATATGATATTGCATTGGAATCAGGGAGGTATTTTACAGAACAAGAAGTCAATGCCTCACGAAATGTAGCCTTGATTGGTGTTAAAGTGGCAAATACGTTGTTTCCAAATGTGGATCCTCTTGGTAAGGAATTGAAAATCAAAGGGAATAAATTTGTTGTAGTTGGCCTTTTTGAAGAGGAGGGTGAGGGATTGCTTGAAATTTCCTCCAAAGATGAAGCTGTAATGATTCCATTTGGGAGTTTTACCAAGCTGTATTATGTTGGGCAAAATGGGATAGAACCAGCCATCGCGGTGAAGGGTATAGAATCTGATATTGGAATGGTGGCGCTAGAAAATGAGCTGATTGGGCTTTTACGGGCAAAAAGAGGTTTGAAACCTACTCAGGAGGATAATTTCTCATTGAATAAATCTGAGTTTTTGTTGAATACCATAGGCTCTATTTTTGATGTGATCAGTACTGCAGGTTGGGTCATTGGAGGTTTTTCAATCCTAGTTGGAGGTTTTGGGATTGCCAATATCATGTTTGTTTCTGTAAAAGAGCGGACCAATATCATAGGGATTCAAAAATCTCTTGGTGCTAAAAATTATTTTATCCTATACCAATTCTTGTTTGAGGCAGTATTCCTCAGTATGATTGGGGGAATTGGAGGGATTTTGATCGTCTTTGGGCTATCCTTTATCCAACTCGGAAGTTTAGAACTCATTTTATCCTTCAAAAATATTATTCTAGGTTTAGGTATTTCTTCTGTAATAGGAATTGCTTCGGGCATTGTCCCTGCAACAATGGCAGCAAGATTGGATCCTGTAGAGGCTATAAGAGCAGCTTAA
- the queA gene encoding tRNA preQ1(34) S-adenosylmethionine ribosyltransferase-isomerase QueA: MKLSDFKFDVPKKLISLYPTDNRDESRLMVVNRKTGQIEHRVFKDIIEYFGEGDVFVINDTKVFPARLYGNKEKTGAKIEVFLLRELNQDLRLWDVLVDPARKIRVGNKLYFGDSDLVAEVIDNTTSRGRTIRFLFDGTDEEFYKTIDTLGETPLLKEYIERKVEAEDRERYQTIFASHVGAVAAPTAGMHFTPHLLKRLELKGVEVCPITLHIGLGTFRKVDVEDLTKHKMDSENYDIPSKTVDLVNEALDNKKRVVAVGTTSLKTIESSVTANSHLKQSSGWTDKFIIPPYEFKIANTLITNFHLPESTLLMTASAFGGYDLIMKAYQEAIKEKYRFFSYGDAMLIL; the protein is encoded by the coding sequence ATGAAGTTATCAGACTTTAAATTCGACGTCCCCAAAAAATTAATTTCCTTGTATCCAACTGACAACCGTGATGAATCCAGGTTGATGGTAGTTAACAGAAAAACAGGTCAAATTGAGCACCGTGTTTTCAAGGATATCATTGAATATTTTGGCGAGGGAGATGTATTTGTCATCAATGACACAAAGGTTTTCCCAGCTAGGCTCTATGGCAACAAAGAAAAAACAGGTGCCAAAATTGAGGTGTTTTTGTTACGAGAACTTAACCAAGATCTCCGTCTTTGGGATGTATTGGTAGATCCTGCCCGAAAAATCCGAGTAGGCAACAAGCTGTACTTTGGGGATTCCGATTTGGTAGCAGAGGTAATTGATAATACTACATCAAGAGGTCGTACCATTCGATTCCTTTTTGATGGAACAGATGAGGAGTTTTATAAAACCATTGATACCTTAGGGGAGACACCTCTATTGAAGGAGTACATTGAGCGGAAAGTTGAAGCGGAAGATCGCGAACGTTATCAAACAATATTTGCTAGTCATGTTGGGGCCGTTGCAGCACCAACAGCAGGTATGCACTTTACCCCTCATTTGCTTAAGCGCTTAGAGCTAAAAGGTGTAGAAGTTTGCCCGATTACTTTACACATTGGTTTAGGTACTTTCAGAAAAGTAGATGTGGAAGATCTGACCAAGCACAAAATGGATTCGGAAAATTATGATATCCCAAGTAAGACTGTAGACTTGGTCAATGAAGCGCTGGACAATAAAAAGCGAGTAGTCGCTGTTGGTACAACTTCACTAAAAACCATTGAATCTTCAGTTACAGCCAATTCGCATTTGAAGCAAAGTAGTGGTTGGACAGATAAATTTATCATCCCTCCTTATGAGTTTAAAATTGCTAATACCTTGATCACCAACTTTCATTTGCCAGAGTCCACATTACTGATGACTGCTTCAGCCTTTGGCGGATATGATCTGATCATGAAAGCCTATCAAGAGGCGATTAAAGAAAAATATAGATTCTTCTCCTATGGAGATGCTATGCTCATACTCTAA
- a CDS encoding 2-C-methyl-D-erythritol 4-phosphate cytidylyltransferase yields MKKYALIVAGGSGTRMGSPIAKQYLPIGKKPVLMHTLEKFHEFDPEVSLRLVIPGSDFDYWRSLCQEYSFSIPHQLVAGGQTRFQSVRNGLQSISETAGLVAIHDGVRPFVEASVIHQSFQTAALTGSAIAVVELKDSIRKVEPLGASIFQNRSEFRLVQTPQTFRLDKIKEAFQTQESTAFTDDATVYEHQGWQVSLIPGNLENIKLTTQEDLMFAEFLLGKKSH; encoded by the coding sequence ATGAAAAAATATGCATTAATCGTCGCGGGTGGCAGTGGGACCCGTATGGGAAGCCCGATAGCCAAGCAGTACCTGCCCATAGGCAAAAAACCTGTACTGATGCATACCCTGGAGAAATTTCATGAGTTTGATCCAGAAGTTTCTCTTCGATTAGTCATACCAGGCTCAGACTTTGATTATTGGAGAAGTTTATGTCAAGAATATAGTTTCTCGATTCCTCATCAATTGGTAGCAGGTGGACAAACCCGGTTTCAATCAGTCAGAAATGGACTTCAGTCTATCTCCGAGACAGCGGGACTCGTGGCAATCCACGATGGGGTAAGACCATTTGTAGAGGCATCCGTAATACATCAAAGCTTTCAAACAGCTGCATTGACAGGGAGTGCTATCGCAGTAGTAGAATTAAAAGACTCTATCCGAAAAGTAGAGCCATTAGGAGCATCAATTTTTCAAAATAGATCAGAGTTTAGGTTGGTACAAACCCCACAAACTTTCAGATTAGATAAGATTAAAGAAGCCTTTCAAACCCAAGAAAGCACGGCATTTACCGATGACGCAACCGTGTATGAGCATCAGGGATGGCAAGTAAGCCTGATCCCTGGCAATCTTGAAAACATCAAACTGACAACACAAGAAGATTTAATGTTTGCTGAATTTTTACTCGGTAAAAAATCCCACTGA
- a CDS encoding LiaF transmembrane domain-containing protein: MATQKFNSGNSDLTAGLIVLLVGVVLLLKAIGFVFPFWLISWPMLLVAIGLVILARHNFQNGFGFFLVIFGGIMLINKYFGFPFEVRQFIIPGGLILFGLYLILKKNRDNQRLQEDLMKNYGISKKEPTEATLTQEASESTEPKQNFTGFDHAEVLNAQALFTGIQRRVFSKNFKGGKVSATFGGTEIDFTQADIDGEASINLEVAFGGVKLLVPPHWDVQVQIGTVFAAGVEDKRFYNPTKVDKTKVLKIYGSVVFGGLEIKSF; encoded by the coding sequence ATGGCAACTCAAAAATTCAACTCCGGAAACTCTGACCTCACCGCAGGTTTGATTGTGCTTTTAGTTGGGGTGGTACTCTTACTAAAGGCAATTGGATTCGTTTTCCCCTTTTGGCTAATCTCATGGCCCATGCTCTTAGTAGCTATAGGGCTTGTAATTTTAGCTAGGCATAACTTCCAAAATGGCTTTGGCTTCTTTTTGGTGATATTTGGCGGCATCATGCTGATCAATAAGTATTTTGGATTCCCTTTTGAAGTCAGACAATTTATCATCCCAGGCGGACTGATTTTATTCGGGCTCTACCTGATATTAAAGAAAAATAGAGACAATCAACGTCTCCAAGAAGACTTAATGAAAAACTACGGTATCAGCAAAAAAGAACCTACCGAAGCAACCCTAACGCAGGAAGCATCAGAATCAACAGAACCAAAACAAAATTTTACTGGGTTTGATCATGCCGAGGTTTTGAATGCACAAGCATTATTCACCGGTATTCAACGCAGGGTTTTCTCTAAAAACTTCAAAGGTGGTAAAGTGTCGGCAACCTTTGGAGGGACAGAAATAGACTTTACCCAAGCTGATATTGACGGAGAAGCGTCCATCAACTTAGAAGTAGCTTTTGGTGGTGTAAAATTACTGGTACCCCCTCATTGGGATGTGCAAGTCCAAATCGGCACCGTCTTTGCCGCTGGCGTGGAAGACAAACGATTCTACAACCCTACAAAAGTAGACAAAACAAAAGTTTTGAAAATCTATGGATCTGTAGTGTTTGGAGGTCTCGAAATCAAATCCTTTTAG
- a CDS encoding sensor histidine kinase — MQLFRQGIKAYWISFLLISSSWILLITALLNFYGLAFPLASVESFFLWTQTITGAWILGNIFNYYTPQKGQIWIGIALPLIFAAGFTALYYWLIMWVSPKQVDYILFLQGSSILKGTYLYIFFQFWTILLLIASKLEDQQKIKETETHTAKLAKEAEMYHLRQQLQPHFLFNSLNSIAASVKLQPDQAREMIVELADFLRGTIRKDGNQWIPMEEELVQIQKFLYIEKVRFGSRLDVQVLINDGARNIKIPQLMIQPLLENAIKHGLYGVTGEVMISLKIGLKNDNLQITIQNPFDPQAGQAKGSGFGLEAVNRRLQLLFGRTDLLKINKTKDSFHVELTIPHHALENHYH, encoded by the coding sequence ATGCAACTCTTTCGTCAAGGAATTAAGGCCTACTGGATAAGTTTCCTACTGATCAGCAGTAGTTGGATTCTGCTAATAACCGCTTTACTGAATTTTTATGGTTTAGCATTTCCCCTTGCCTCAGTTGAGTCTTTTTTCCTTTGGACGCAAACCATTACAGGTGCTTGGATATTAGGAAACATTTTCAATTACTACACCCCTCAAAAAGGTCAAATATGGATAGGAATTGCACTTCCCCTCATCTTTGCAGCTGGGTTTACAGCACTATATTACTGGCTTATCATGTGGGTGAGTCCCAAGCAAGTAGATTACATTCTTTTTTTACAGGGTAGCAGCATTTTAAAAGGAACCTATCTTTACATATTCTTTCAATTTTGGACCATTTTACTTCTCATCGCGAGCAAGTTAGAAGACCAACAAAAAATCAAAGAAACTGAAACTCATACAGCGAAATTAGCCAAAGAAGCAGAAATGTATCATTTGAGACAACAACTTCAACCTCATTTCCTTTTCAACAGCCTCAACTCCATCGCTGCCTCGGTTAAACTTCAACCCGATCAAGCACGTGAAATGATTGTCGAGTTGGCAGACTTTCTTCGAGGCACCATCCGAAAAGATGGCAATCAATGGATCCCCATGGAAGAAGAGCTCGTACAAATTCAAAAATTTTTATACATCGAAAAGGTTCGTTTTGGAAGCAGGTTAGATGTGCAAGTCCTCATAAATGATGGTGCCAGAAATATCAAGATTCCTCAATTAATGATTCAACCATTGCTGGAAAATGCGATCAAGCATGGGCTTTATGGGGTGACAGGTGAAGTAATGATCTCGCTAAAAATTGGATTGAAGAATGATAATTTGCAAATTACCATTCAAAATCCCTTTGATCCACAAGCTGGGCAGGCCAAAGGAAGTGGATTTGGGCTGGAGGCAGTCAATAGACGTTTGCAGCTGTTGTTTGGACGCACAGATCTCTTGAAAATCAACAAAACCAAAGACTCTTTTCACGTAGAACTAACAATCCCTCACCATGCACTTGAAAACCATTATCATTGA